A window of the Brassica oleracea var. oleracea cultivar TO1000 chromosome C1, BOL, whole genome shotgun sequence genome harbors these coding sequences:
- the LOC106325000 gene encoding protein TIFY 4B-like isoform X4: MEGGVSSAKSILEKPLKLLTEEDISQLTREDCRKFLKEKGMRRPSWNKSQAVQQVLSLKALFEPGDDSGAGILRKILVSYPPIPSRVTTPSTEPSNELGQIPFQEDDGPCLRRDSPRSAEFSGGSAHYLADKDSHKTLSPRSPAETSALAGQMTIFYSGKVNVYDGVPPEKARSIMHFAANPIDFPDNGVFPSSRMISRPVTKEKMVEHPHYGLEKANASRDSEAEGQANRKVSLQRYREKRNERLFKTRKAPGVGSSSSEMYLNHSQPLMNAAAYSQNPSGGTGGEHQSPQNQTRSPNLSVDLNCDLNSEDI, translated from the exons ATGGAAGGAGGAGTGTCTTCGGCGAAGTCAATACTGGAGAAGCCTCTGAAGCTACTAACGGAAGAGGACATTTCTCAGCTCACGCGCGAGGATTGCCGCAAATTCCTCAAGGAGAAAG GAATGCGAAGACCTTCTTGGAACAAATCCCAGGCGGTCCAGCAAGTTTTATCCCTCAAAGCTCTCTTTGAGCCCGGCGACGACTCCGGCGCCGGCATCCTCCGCAAGATCCTCGTTTCTTACCCTCCAATTCCCTCTCGC GTCACAACACCGTCGACTGAGCCAAGCAACGAGCTTGGTCAGATTCCTTTCCAGGAAGATGATGGCCCATGCCTCAGGAGAGATTCCCCCAGATCAGCTGAGTTTTCTGGTGGCTCTGCTCACTATCTAGCCGACAAAGACAGCCACAAAACACTCTCTCCCAG AAGCCCAGCAGAAACAAGTGCGCTGGCTGGGCAAATGACCATATTCTATAGTGGAAAAGTTAATGTATATGATGGTGTACCACCTGAAAAG GCTCGGTCAATCATGCACTTTGCAGCCAATCCTATTGATTTTCCTGACAATGGTGTTTTTCCTTCTAGTCGAATGATTTCCAGGCCCGTGACTAAAG AAAAGATGGTGGAGCATCCTCATTATGGCCTTGAGAAGGCAAACGCTTCTCGTGATTCTG AAGCGGAGGGTCAGGCGAACAGAAAAGTGTCGTTGCAAAGATATCGTGAAAAGCGGAACGAGAG ATTGTTTAAGACCAGAAAGGCTCCAGGAGTGGGATCATCTAGCTCGGAGATGTATCTGAACCATAGTCAGCCACTGATGAACGCTGCTGCATATTCACAAAACCCTAGTGGCGGCACAGGAGGAGAACACCAGTCACCTCAAAACCAGACAAGAAGCCCCAATCTTTCAGTTGATCTGAACTGTGATCTAAACAGTGAAG ATATCTAA
- the LOC106325000 gene encoding protein TIFY 4B-like isoform X1, whose product MEGGVSSAKSILEKPLKLLTEEDISQLTREDCRKFLKEKGMRRPSWNKSQAVQQVLSLKALFEPGDDSGAGILRKILVSYPPIPSRVTTPSTEPSNELGQIPFQEDDGPCLRRDSPRSAEFSGGSAHYLADKDSHKTLSPSRSPAETSALAGQMTIFYSGKVNVYDGVPPEKARSIMHFAANPIDFPDNGVFPSSRMISRPVTKEKMVEHPHYGLEKANASRDSVLVCVCVGLSEEAEGQANRKVSLQRYREKRNERLFKTRKAPGVGSSSSEMYLNHSQPLMNAAAYSQNPSGGTGGEHQSPQNQTRSPNLSVDLNCDLNSEDI is encoded by the exons ATGGAAGGAGGAGTGTCTTCGGCGAAGTCAATACTGGAGAAGCCTCTGAAGCTACTAACGGAAGAGGACATTTCTCAGCTCACGCGCGAGGATTGCCGCAAATTCCTCAAGGAGAAAG GAATGCGAAGACCTTCTTGGAACAAATCCCAGGCGGTCCAGCAAGTTTTATCCCTCAAAGCTCTCTTTGAGCCCGGCGACGACTCCGGCGCCGGCATCCTCCGCAAGATCCTCGTTTCTTACCCTCCAATTCCCTCTCGC GTCACAACACCGTCGACTGAGCCAAGCAACGAGCTTGGTCAGATTCCTTTCCAGGAAGATGATGGCCCATGCCTCAGGAGAGATTCCCCCAGATCAGCTGAGTTTTCTGGTGGCTCTGCTCACTATCTAGCCGACAAAGACAGCCACAAAACACTCTCTCCCAG CAGAAGCCCAGCAGAAACAAGTGCGCTGGCTGGGCAAATGACCATATTCTATAGTGGAAAAGTTAATGTATATGATGGTGTACCACCTGAAAAG GCTCGGTCAATCATGCACTTTGCAGCCAATCCTATTGATTTTCCTGACAATGGTGTTTTTCCTTCTAGTCGAATGATTTCCAGGCCCGTGACTAAAG AAAAGATGGTGGAGCATCCTCATTATGGCCTTGAGAAGGCAAACGCTTCTCGTGATTCTG TTCTCGTGTGTGTGTGTGTTGGTCTTTCTGAAGAAGCGGAGGGTCAGGCGAACAGAAAAGTGTCGTTGCAAAGATATCGTGAAAAGCGGAACGAGAG ATTGTTTAAGACCAGAAAGGCTCCAGGAGTGGGATCATCTAGCTCGGAGATGTATCTGAACCATAGTCAGCCACTGATGAACGCTGCTGCATATTCACAAAACCCTAGTGGCGGCACAGGAGGAGAACACCAGTCACCTCAAAACCAGACAAGAAGCCCCAATCTTTCAGTTGATCTGAACTGTGATCTAAACAGTGAAG ATATCTAA
- the LOC106320433 gene encoding 1,2-dihydroxy-3-keto-5-methylthiopentene dioxygenase 2, whose amino-acid sequence MGEAVKDGREEVIQAWYMDDSQDDQRLPHHKDPKEFISLDKLAELGVLSWRLDADNYETDEELKKIRESRGYSYMDFCEVCPEKLPNYEEKVKSFFEEHLHTDEEIRYCVAGSGYFDVRDRNEAWIRVWVKKGGMIVLPAGIYHRFTVDSDNYIKAMRLFVGEPVWTPYNRPHDHLPARKEYVDNFVKKAINASA is encoded by the exons ATGGGTGAAGCCGTGAAG GATGGAAGAGAAGAAGTGATTCAGGCTTGGTACATGGATGATAGCCAAGATGATCAGCGACTTCCTCACCACAAGGATCCTAAAGAGTTTATCTCTCTCGACAAACTTGCAG AGCTTGGAGTCCTTAGCTGGAGACTTGATGCTGATAACTACGAAACCGATGAGGAGTTGAAAAAGATCCGCGAGTCTCGTGGTTACTCCTACATG GACTTTTGTGAGGTATGCCCAGAGAAGCTTCCAAATTATGAAGAGAAAGTAAAGAGCTTCTTCGAGGAACATCTCCACACTGATGAAGAGATCCGTTACTGCGTTGCAGGAAGTG GCTACTTTGATGTGAGGGATCGCAACGAAGCTTGGATCAGAGTTTGGGTGAAGAAGGGAGGAATGATAGTCTTGCCTGCTGGAATTTATCATCGCTTCACCGTGGATTCTGACAACTATATCAAG GCAATGCGTCTTTTCGTGGGTGAACCGGTGTGGACACCATACAATCGTCCACACGACCATCTTCCTGCAAG GAAAGAATATGTTGATAACTTCGTGAAGAAAGCCATTAACGCCTCTGCTTAG
- the LOC106293562 gene encoding early light-induced protein 2, chloroplastic yields the protein MATASFSMLSVFAAPSGGWGSRNMRNTNQVFSNRNPSGIYVITDDPIKEESPLPSTSATPPQTPLYSPPPLSKPKVSTKFGDLLAFSGPAPERINGRLAMVGFVAAIAVELSKGENVFAQISDGGVGWFLGTTALLTLASMIPLFKGIRAESKSKGFMTSDAELWNGRFAMLGLVALAFTEYVKGGTLV from the exons ATGGCAACGGCGTCGTTTAGCATGCTGTCAGTGTTCGCCGCTCCTTCCGGTGGATGGGGCTCTCGCAACATGAGAAACACAAACCAAGTCTTCTCCAATAGGAATCCTTCAGGTATATACGTAATTACA GACGATCCTATCAAGGAAGAATCTCCTCTGCCTTCAACCTCGGCCACTCCACCTCAGACGCCGTTGTATTCTCCTCCACCACTTAGCAAGCCTAAG GTGAGTACGAAGTTTGGAGATCTTTTAGCGTTTAGCGGTCCAGCGCCCGAAAGAATAAACGGGAGACTCGCTATGGTAGGGTTCGTAGCGGCGATTGCGGTGGAGCTTTCGAAGGGAGAGAACGTGTTTGCTCAAATCTCCGACGGTGGAGTCGGATGGTTTCTAGGAACAACGGCGTTGCTAACGTTGGCATCGATGATTCCATTGTTCAAGGGAATAAGGGCAGAGTCAAAGTCCAAAGGGTTTATGACGTCAGATGCCGAGCTATGGAATGGTCGATTCGCCATGCTCGGCCTCGTGGCCTTGGCTTTCACTGAGTACGTCAAAGGCGGGACTCTTGTCTAA
- the LOC106325000 gene encoding protein TIFY 4B-like isoform X2, whose product MEGGVSSAKSILEKPLKLLTEEDISQLTREDCRKFLKEKGMRRPSWNKSQAVQQVLSLKALFEPGDDSGAGILRKILVSYPPIPSRVTTPSTEPSNELGQIPFQEDDGPCLRRDSPRSAEFSGGSAHYLADKDSHKTLSPRSPAETSALAGQMTIFYSGKVNVYDGVPPEKARSIMHFAANPIDFPDNGVFPSSRMISRPVTKEKMVEHPHYGLEKANASRDSVLVCVCVGLSEEAEGQANRKVSLQRYREKRNERLFKTRKAPGVGSSSSEMYLNHSQPLMNAAAYSQNPSGGTGGEHQSPQNQTRSPNLSVDLNCDLNSEDI is encoded by the exons ATGGAAGGAGGAGTGTCTTCGGCGAAGTCAATACTGGAGAAGCCTCTGAAGCTACTAACGGAAGAGGACATTTCTCAGCTCACGCGCGAGGATTGCCGCAAATTCCTCAAGGAGAAAG GAATGCGAAGACCTTCTTGGAACAAATCCCAGGCGGTCCAGCAAGTTTTATCCCTCAAAGCTCTCTTTGAGCCCGGCGACGACTCCGGCGCCGGCATCCTCCGCAAGATCCTCGTTTCTTACCCTCCAATTCCCTCTCGC GTCACAACACCGTCGACTGAGCCAAGCAACGAGCTTGGTCAGATTCCTTTCCAGGAAGATGATGGCCCATGCCTCAGGAGAGATTCCCCCAGATCAGCTGAGTTTTCTGGTGGCTCTGCTCACTATCTAGCCGACAAAGACAGCCACAAAACACTCTCTCCCAG AAGCCCAGCAGAAACAAGTGCGCTGGCTGGGCAAATGACCATATTCTATAGTGGAAAAGTTAATGTATATGATGGTGTACCACCTGAAAAG GCTCGGTCAATCATGCACTTTGCAGCCAATCCTATTGATTTTCCTGACAATGGTGTTTTTCCTTCTAGTCGAATGATTTCCAGGCCCGTGACTAAAG AAAAGATGGTGGAGCATCCTCATTATGGCCTTGAGAAGGCAAACGCTTCTCGTGATTCTG TTCTCGTGTGTGTGTGTGTTGGTCTTTCTGAAGAAGCGGAGGGTCAGGCGAACAGAAAAGTGTCGTTGCAAAGATATCGTGAAAAGCGGAACGAGAG ATTGTTTAAGACCAGAAAGGCTCCAGGAGTGGGATCATCTAGCTCGGAGATGTATCTGAACCATAGTCAGCCACTGATGAACGCTGCTGCATATTCACAAAACCCTAGTGGCGGCACAGGAGGAGAACACCAGTCACCTCAAAACCAGACAAGAAGCCCCAATCTTTCAGTTGATCTGAACTGTGATCTAAACAGTGAAG ATATCTAA
- the LOC106325000 gene encoding protein TIFY 4B-like isoform X3, with the protein MEGGVSSAKSILEKPLKLLTEEDISQLTREDCRKFLKEKGMRRPSWNKSQAVQQVLSLKALFEPGDDSGAGILRKILVSYPPIPSRVTTPSTEPSNELGQIPFQEDDGPCLRRDSPRSAEFSGGSAHYLADKDSHKTLSPSRSPAETSALAGQMTIFYSGKVNVYDGVPPEKARSIMHFAANPIDFPDNGVFPSSRMISRPVTKEKMVEHPHYGLEKANASRDSEAEGQANRKVSLQRYREKRNERLFKTRKAPGVGSSSSEMYLNHSQPLMNAAAYSQNPSGGTGGEHQSPQNQTRSPNLSVDLNCDLNSEDI; encoded by the exons ATGGAAGGAGGAGTGTCTTCGGCGAAGTCAATACTGGAGAAGCCTCTGAAGCTACTAACGGAAGAGGACATTTCTCAGCTCACGCGCGAGGATTGCCGCAAATTCCTCAAGGAGAAAG GAATGCGAAGACCTTCTTGGAACAAATCCCAGGCGGTCCAGCAAGTTTTATCCCTCAAAGCTCTCTTTGAGCCCGGCGACGACTCCGGCGCCGGCATCCTCCGCAAGATCCTCGTTTCTTACCCTCCAATTCCCTCTCGC GTCACAACACCGTCGACTGAGCCAAGCAACGAGCTTGGTCAGATTCCTTTCCAGGAAGATGATGGCCCATGCCTCAGGAGAGATTCCCCCAGATCAGCTGAGTTTTCTGGTGGCTCTGCTCACTATCTAGCCGACAAAGACAGCCACAAAACACTCTCTCCCAG CAGAAGCCCAGCAGAAACAAGTGCGCTGGCTGGGCAAATGACCATATTCTATAGTGGAAAAGTTAATGTATATGATGGTGTACCACCTGAAAAG GCTCGGTCAATCATGCACTTTGCAGCCAATCCTATTGATTTTCCTGACAATGGTGTTTTTCCTTCTAGTCGAATGATTTCCAGGCCCGTGACTAAAG AAAAGATGGTGGAGCATCCTCATTATGGCCTTGAGAAGGCAAACGCTTCTCGTGATTCTG AAGCGGAGGGTCAGGCGAACAGAAAAGTGTCGTTGCAAAGATATCGTGAAAAGCGGAACGAGAG ATTGTTTAAGACCAGAAAGGCTCCAGGAGTGGGATCATCTAGCTCGGAGATGTATCTGAACCATAGTCAGCCACTGATGAACGCTGCTGCATATTCACAAAACCCTAGTGGCGGCACAGGAGGAGAACACCAGTCACCTCAAAACCAGACAAGAAGCCCCAATCTTTCAGTTGATCTGAACTGTGATCTAAACAGTGAAG ATATCTAA